One window of Hymenobacter canadensis genomic DNA carries:
- a CDS encoding PQQ-binding-like beta-propeller repeat protein: MAACSPTSQTVDDNRQHVQLLWRNKTYDWISNSLLIRDSLLYFGSFHHAFYAVDLATGHVKFAYQTGDTPYYPPTVVEDKIYFSSFDLQVYCLGSAGNLVWKRNTGNRVKNGLLARDSLLFIPVRGDGLWAVKTHDGAAF, translated from the coding sequence TTGGCCGCCTGCTCTCCCACTTCTCAGACCGTCGATGACAACCGCCAGCATGTCCAGCTGCTATGGCGCAACAAGACCTATGACTGGATCAGCAACTCGCTGCTCATACGCGATAGTCTGCTCTATTTCGGCAGCTTCCACCACGCCTTTTACGCCGTGGATCTGGCCACTGGCCACGTCAAATTCGCCTACCAAACCGGGGACACTCCCTACTACCCCCCCACCGTTGTCGAGGATAAAATTTACTTCTCCAGCTTTGATCTCCAGGTCTATTGCTTAGGGTCAGCAGGCAATTTAGTATGGAAGCGAAACACGGGTAATCGCGTCAAGAACGGACTGCTGGCGCGCGATAGCTTGCTCTTTATCCCCGTACGAGGGGATGGATTGTGGGCCGTCAAAACGCATGATGGCGCAGCCTTTTGA